The following nucleotide sequence is from Chthonomonas sp..
CCAATTTGGCAGGTTCATCGAACCGGTCTTCAAGCCCGCCGGATTCGACTGGCGTATCTCGACCGCAATCCTTTGCGCGTTCCCTGCCCGCGAGGTTGTGGTGAGTTCGATGGGGATTCTCTTTAGTCTGGGAAGCGATGCAGAAGATCACGATCTCCAATCCGCGCTCAAGGCCGCGCGCTGGCCCGATGGACGGCCGCTCTTCACGCCATGGACTGCGGTCGGGCTTATGTTCTTCTTTGCGCTGTGTTGCCAATGCATGGCGACGCTTGCGACCGTGCGCCGCGAGACGAACTCCTGGCGCTGGCCCGCCTTCATGTTTGTCTACATGACGGGTCTCGCGTACCTGTCCGCCGTGGCGATTCATCGCATCGCACTGGCGATTGGGTAACGTGGCGGCATGAAGCACCTTGCGAGCGCTCTTCTGTCCTGCGCGGTCGTGGCCGCTCATGCTCTTCCGGTCGTTGACCAGACTCCGCTGAAAGGCACTCGGCTTCGCCTAGGCTGGCATACCGGGCAAAGCTTCAATTCCAACGGCCAGCGGATTCGCCTCGAAGGGCCGTCTGTCGGGGCCGATATCCCCATTTTCAACCTGCCGATGGGAACTGCCCAGATCTCCCTGTCGCCGAGTTTGATCTTCGGCGGCGGACTCAGGAAGGGCAAAGACTCCGACGGAACGCTTTACCGTCTCATGGTCACTGGCAGGTTCGGCGTGCCGACCAGCAACCTTTACGGAGTCGTTGGGGCGGGTATCAGCGGCGGGCAGCCGCGAGGAACCACGAAGTTTGCGAAGAAGACCCGGTTTGGAACCCAGTTAGGCGTAGGGATGAACCTGAACATGGGCATGGGAGTAACGCAGCCTTTCGCCGAGCTGAGCCTTCACATGCACGACACGGTCAACCGAGGGTTCTTGTTAGAAGTCGGATTCCGATTCTAGTCGTCGTCGGTCGCGCCGGTCTCTTCCTTCAGAATCTCGTCGACCTTCACCGCGGCTTGCGGTGCCACAACGTTGGTTGTGCGGGCCGGTCGGCTGGCGAATGCACCTGTGAGAGCTTTCTCAGTGACGTTGAGTCGTTCTGCGCGCTCGTTCGCGCCTGGCGACACAGGCCATAGCGTGTTGTCCATCCAGTAGCTTCCTGTGAACTCGCTCCACACGCGCTCGTAGACTTCCAGAGTCTGCTTCGCAATGTGCGCCCAATCGAAGTCGGTCGTCAATCGCTTTTTCGCGGAGACCTTCATCTCCTTGCTGAGCGCCGGGTTGCGTAGTACGTGAAGAATTCCCCATGCCAAGCTTTCCGGGCTACCCGCATAAGTCGTCGTGCCCGTCACGCCGTGCTGTACGACTTCGCGCAATCCGCCGGCATCGCTTGTGACGACGGCGGCACCAGCGGCCATCCCTTCGAGGGCGACGATACCAAATGGCTCATACAGCGAAGGGAAGACGGCCACATCCGCGCATCGGAACATCTGGTGGAGCGACCGATTCGCCATGAAGCCCGTGAACAGTACCTTCTCTTCGAGGCCGTACCATCGCACAAACTTCTCGAACGTCTCGCGGTAGCCGCCGCCGACGATGACGAACTTGGTCTGAGGTTCCTGAGCGATTACTGCGCTGGCCGCGTTGAGGAGTACGTGGATCCCCTTCTCGCGGACGAATCGTCCGACGTACATGACGATCTTCTCGTTCGGTAGGGCGATCTTGCTGCGCCACTCTGCTCGCTCCTTCTCGGACCACTCGAACTCGAACTTGTCCGCGTTGACGCCGTTGTAGATGACGTCCACTTTGTCGGTTGGGGTGTTGAAGTGCTTGTTGACTTCGGTGCGCATGTACTCCGAGCAGACGACCACCCGCCAAGCTTCGTAGGTCAGCCAGTACTCCTGCTCGTGGATGTACCGCTGAAGGTCGTTGTGAATCCCGTTGTTCCGGCCCGCCTCCGTAGCATGGACTGTCGCGACGATCGGGAGCTGATACTCGTACTTGAGTTCGCGCGCGGAGTCCAGTGAGAGCCAGTCGTGGGCATGAAAGATAGTGGGTTGACCGCCCGGGCGCCAGTCCTCCAGGAGTTTGCGGACTCGCAGGTCTGTCGCCTTGTTCAGCAATTGAATTTCGTGAATGAAGTTGTCGGGTTCCCGCTCCAAATGGACACGGTGTACGATCACACCGCTAGGCTCAACTTCTTCATCCGGGGCATTTGGGGTCGCTTTCGTGACCACGTGCACTTCGACCCCAAGCCGAGCGAGCTGCTGACTGAGGTCGAAGACATGAGGACTGATTCCGCCAACGATGCGCGGCGGGTACTCCCAGGAAAGCATCACCACTCGAATCATGTATTTGGGGAGTCTACCGGAACCATCGGACGGGTCGGAACCCGTAGGATAAACTGAACTATGCGATTCCTGAGAGTGGTGCTGGCGCTCATTGTTCTGGGTGGGATCGCAATTGGCTTCTTCACGGTGGTCCGTTCACGAAACCCCGTCGCCAGCCTCCCCGATCCGACGCGTCCCGAGCCTTGGTCAGTGAAAACACTCGATCCGAGAGGAAAGGACGCTGTTTTCCTCACCAATGGTCAAGTTGGCGTTCTCGTGGGGCGCACCGGATTCGCGTTTGACTTGGCGGGTGGCCCGCTCCCGTCGTTCGCGATGGATGCGTACGAATTAGAAGGCGAGGAACGCATTCGCGCTCTTCGCTCTCCCTTGGCGGTCGACGTCACGATTGATGGAATCAAGCTTGCCGGGGACGTCTTGCACAGCTACGCGCAAGAGCAGAGCTTTCGCACGGGACGATTGGAGACCGATTACTGGATTTACCGAGATCGTAAGCGCGTCCGAGTCGAGGTGCTCCAGGCGGTAGATCCGTCCCGGCCGTGCCTGGTCACCGAACTGAAGTTCTCGTCCGGGCAGCCGGTGACGATCCAGCTAGCGCCAGCAGAGAGCGCTCGCTGGACGACGAAATTCTTAGAATCAGAAGCCTGGAAGCAGGATGGGTCAACTTGGGGCATCGAGTTGCAACCCAACGTATCGGCTTCGCTGAAGATTATCAGCGCATACGGTCAGCCCCCGGCAGAACAGCCGGGAATGCCCGATTGGACGAACGCGTTCGCGAGCGACATCGAGGTCGAGGGAAGTGTCGAGGACCAGCAGGCAATCCGTTCGATGCTCTTTGCGCTCAGGTCTTCGGTGCCGAGCACTCCTAGCGAAGTACGGGTTAGTCCGATGATGCTGAGCAACGAGGTCTACAACGGCCATGTTTTCTGGGATGCAGATGCTTGGGTTTTCCCCGCACTGGCACTCCTTGAGCCAGATCGGGCGCGCAAGATTCCCGAGTACAGGCTGAAGCATGCTGCCCAGGCTGCCGACAACGCAAAGACCGCCGCGCAGCGAGACCCGACGATCCCGTTTGGTGAGCCCGAGCGGCTTGCAAGTGCGATGATGTTCCCGTGGGAAAGCAGTGTGTCGGGGCGCGAGACCGTTCCTGGGCCTAGCAAGTACCAGCACCACATCACCGGAACTGTCGCCTTCTGGATGCAGCGCGCAGCCGATCTTGGCCTCGTACCCCAAAGCGAGGCTGACCGCATCGGACGCGGGGCGGCGCAGTTCTGGCTCGCCCGCATGAAGAAGCGGCCGGATGGCTTCTACGGCATCGAGTACGTCATGTCCCCCGACGAGAACCATACGGGTGATAACGACTTGTACACGAACTTGTTGGCCCAGTGGACGATCGATCGGTACGCGCCGGGACATGGTCGCACCGTGTACATGCCCAAGGACGCAGTCTCGTTCTTGAATTACGATGGCGATGCGCTGCGGAAGTACAAGCAGTCCGCGGGCATGCTGGCCCTCTATCCCCTACAGTCTCCAGAGGTCGAGCTGCAGGCGATGAAGATGTTCGAGCGGTTCGGCGACAAGACCTCTCGAAATGGTCCCGCGATGAGCGATAGCGTCCATGCGCTGATCGCCGCCCGGCTTGGCTTGAGCCGGACAGCTTACGGTCTCTGGCGCAAGAGCTGGTTCGATTTCACGCGTGGCGGGATGCTTCAGTTCAGCGAGAAGCGGGTATTGCGGCGGACCTATTTTCTGACCGGCGCAGGCGGTTCAATCCAGACCGTACTTTACGGCTTTGCAGGCATTCGCATAGACCCGAAGAAGGACGAGCTGGCACGCGCATCGCTCCCGCTCAAGAACGGGATGTGGCTGAACATCAAGCCGCAGCTCCCGCGCGAATGGCAGTCGCTGAAGATCAAGG
It contains:
- a CDS encoding glycosyltransferase family 4 protein translates to MIRVVMLSWEYPPRIVGGISPHVFDLSQQLARLGVEVHVVTKATPNAPDEEVEPSGVIVHRVHLEREPDNFIHEIQLLNKATDLRVRKLLEDWRPGGQPTIFHAHDWLSLDSARELKYEYQLPIVATVHATEAGRNNGIHNDLQRYIHEQEYWLTYEAWRVVVCSEYMRTEVNKHFNTPTDKVDVIYNGVNADKFEFEWSEKERAEWRSKIALPNEKIVMYVGRFVREKGIHVLLNAASAVIAQEPQTKFVIVGGGYRETFEKFVRWYGLEEKVLFTGFMANRSLHQMFRCADVAVFPSLYEPFGIVALEGMAAGAAVVTSDAGGLREVVQHGVTGTTTYAGSPESLAWGILHVLRNPALSKEMKVSAKKRLTTDFDWAHIAKQTLEVYERVWSEFTGSYWMDNTLWPVSPGANERAERLNVTEKALTGAFASRPARTTNVVAPQAAVKVDEILKEETGATDDD
- a CDS encoding glycoside hydrolase family 65 protein; this encodes MRFLRVVLALIVLGGIAIGFFTVVRSRNPVASLPDPTRPEPWSVKTLDPRGKDAVFLTNGQVGVLVGRTGFAFDLAGGPLPSFAMDAYELEGEERIRALRSPLAVDVTIDGIKLAGDVLHSYAQEQSFRTGRLETDYWIYRDRKRVRVEVLQAVDPSRPCLVTELKFSSGQPVTIQLAPAESARWTTKFLESEAWKQDGSTWGIELQPNVSASLKIISAYGQPPAEQPGMPDWTNAFASDIEVEGSVEDQQAIRSMLFALRSSVPSTPSEVRVSPMMLSNEVYNGHVFWDADAWVFPALALLEPDRARKIPEYRLKHAAQAADNAKTAAQRDPTIPFGEPERLASAMMFPWESSVSGRETVPGPSKYQHHITGTVAFWMQRAADLGLVPQSEADRIGRGAAQFWLARMKKRPDGFYGIEYVMSPDENHTGDNDLYTNLLAQWTIDRYAPGHGRTVYMPKDAVSFLNYDGDALRKYKQSAGMLALYPLQSPEVELQAMKMFERFGDKTSRNGPAMSDSVHALIAARLGLSRTAYGLWRKSWFDFTRGGMLQFSEKRVLRRTYFLTGAGGSIQTVLYGFAGIRIDPKKDELARASLPLKNGMWLNIKPQLPREWQSLKIKGLAVLDRRYDVAIRANKVTIAPAAGE